AACAACTGCGATTGTTTCCCCAAAGAAAGACACGAAACATAGAACAAAAGTACGTTTTATTATAGCAAAAATATCAGCCACTGATCTCACACTTTTCTGCCAGTTTGTAGGAACCATTCAGACAACGCATATGTACAGATACAGGTTGTACGGAAGCAGAAAtctcgaaatttaaataaaatgatgcaatTGCTTGGCTGGAAGCTGCATCTGAACAATGGGGAGATGCTTCTTTTTAAAAGTGCACATCTCCTGAAATCTATTTATTGGTTTTTACAAAAATCGCATATTGATTAAAATAGTGAAGCATTATTATGAGATCTTTTATGTAGCGATATCATAGCTACAtatcttcagttttaatttttactgaatttagattttgctttaaaaaatcgtaCCGATGGATGATATAATAATATGAACTAAAATGGTGTTTGCTGGTGATATTGttgggaaaaaatcattttatatgacTTAATTTTACGAtggtttcctttatttaaattcatcccaattcatttcaatgttttattgatTCTTTGTCTGGCTGTTTATAGTTAGATTGATTatcgaaattataaaattcctggATATAATGTCActgagatgaaatttgatatataatggTACATCCATACAGTACaagtttaacttttaattactgaattaattaacaaatagttaaaaaataattgaaatatgctATAATTCATGTAtgataagcaattttttaaaagatctacTATTCATTacgaattatattgaaaattaacttATGGTggacacaaaaaaaataatcacagtgTTAATTCCTAGACGTGGTGTAATTATGCATTAAACTTTCATCAGGTAAAATTGCATCTCTGACTTGGTTGATGAATACATTACATATTTCTCTACACTAGGACAAGTTTATTTACATTCAAGTAGTGGTGGAACCACTTTGGCATCTGCGGAATGCTTTGAATAAAAGACTTAACGTTAGAGTTTGATTCGGTTTCCAATAAAATAGATGTTATGTGTTATGACGCCATATACTACAAATTCACAGATTACAGAAATTATTACAACATAACacccattttacaattttaagagGGCGGGGGGAAATAGTAGGAAGAACCTCTTCCCTAATTATAAGGACATGTCTTTGCACtctataatataaacaaaattaattatccatGAAAACTGGATTTTGTAAGGGAGGGGAgaatataatggaattttaaattaaatgtaatagcCAATGGGAGCATGTCcaacttcattaaattttgtagAAACAGTTCTTAAAAGTCTACGAAGTTCTCATTTCTTGAAGGCGAAGTAATCTCCTGTGGGATCTTCTATCCAGGGATAGTTCTGGGGGCATTCCATACATGTGTGGAGTCGAATGGTCTCTCCTGGCAATTCTCGAGAGGTCAGTGGGCAAGCGTTGGGCAGTGAGCAGTAAGCTTGACCCTTGACATCGCACTTTTCTTTCCAGGGTGCGAAGTCTCTGATGCCTGACAGCTCAGTTGGTGACTGCATCCATTGCAGGACTTGAGTCATGGTTACGAAATAGACGTCGTTCTTTCCGAGGACTTCATCCATCCACTGGACGAGGGCATCCAAGTAGTCTTGGTTCAGTCTCAACCACCCGGCGTGGAAGTAAAGACCTAGAAGGATATCAGAAAATCGTTTTAGTTGCAGGGAAAATCAATGCAGgggaaaaaatgaagcaaaattgtTGAATGTTTACAAGGTATTTTTTTCTCTCGTACCGGTGAGATCAATCGACTTTATCGAATTTCCTGTCGTCtccaatatgtttatttttttttaagaactttcaCATTCTATACAGTAGTTTTTGTGTACTTATCtgcttaatgcttttttaaaaatattatcttaaaataatttacgaGACGTTAAACTCGTCGTAAGATATTTGAGGACCTGGACTTGGGTAATTTGAAGATTTATCAGAACTCTAATCAGGAATTTGAGTATTTCTGGCGCAACAAAAATTATTGTCTAATAACCAACATATAATGCatgtaatattctttaatatagtGCTCTATAATGTggccaaataattaaatatgatgtaCTACTTAAGCTTGCATCTACGTACATTTATTGATAAGGTAACCAATTTCTTTTACATACATAATGTAAGATTTTCTTATTGATTGTcttgaatataaacagtgagGGATATAGCGACAAAGGCTGTTATCCCTTAGTAGCTTGATTGATTGTTTccaagatgaatatttttaatccattaacGAAGGATAGGGTTTATTGATGTAACTGTCGATCTGATGACCCATAATTCCTCTCTTTACCATATTActtcatttattgtattttatccTAAAGaactaaagtatttcaaaaaaaaaatcttaaacatttcTACAATTGTGAAGATTTTTAAGTAAATGCTGTTCAGAATGGATAgcttatacattttctttattattttccttatatttattttttcatttgattctgTTCTTAAGGATAGaaatgtttaatcaaaaatgatgTATTTGCTTACGatgttgttatatttaaatattgcagcAAAGCTCAATTCCTGAAACTTTTCTTTGGTACCGGATGTTAGTCATGACATGGATAAGCCGTATTAATTtagcttaaaaatactttcaacttCTTACCTATAAACTCTTACACCCATAAAGGATAGATAaggattataatataaaattttaatttttcatgattttcagaattaaaagcaTGTTTGTTATCAATCTGTATTTCTATTAGTAATTATATGAcccatttttaaaatctaattttaaaacaattattaatctttaagcataattttttatgatatttctcATAAACATGTTTATTCTTTTGGTTATTTAATTAATAGCAATTTCTTAAGccttttttattgcaatttaaatgcattttatatcttCAGCTTAGTGGTACAGAGAATATATCTATATCGTAATTAAACTCAATCACCTTATCAATTCATcataattttcctaaaaaaaaaagggggggtgtCACTTACCTAGTGGTGCTCTGTTTGTCTTGTAATGTCTGTTGAAGTTATGGTTGAGGAAGTTATAGAACTGCTCTCCGGAAATGATATTGCTGCAACTGTCCACCATGGCGCAACCTGCGAGTTCTTCATCGAAGTTGGGGTCATCTCTTCTGTCCAGCTCATTCATCACCATTTCCCAGACGGCATGGGACCTGAAATCAGATTATATTAGTtgtatattgaatgaaatttatgtaaGTGGCACTGGTaaacagaaataaacaaatgaatgaaaaagccGACTCCAATAAGAAGACTAGAATTTTTGATAAGTTGTTGtaagaataaaattctgattaatttgaGTTGATCCATCTTGTGTCTCAACGTCGTAACGATTGGGGAAGAACCAAGAGGGCGCAATGAAACCTTGGGGCTAATCTTAGAGGCCGTCATGAAAACAATATGTTAGTGCTTCTATGTTACTCTTTGAAATCGAATACGAATAAGGGGCGAAGAAGTAATACCATGCCGTCGACTTATCCTAAGCCACTGAATGATGACAATCGAAAAAATCATATATGATCCCGATACCACTTATCCTTGCTACGCTGTTActtcatttcttttgaattaagcTTATCATACTTGTGTTTTTTAGCTCCTCacaattcatattattaaacGTGAAGCCACAAAGCAACTCTGCAATTATCAATAGGTAGCATAGACAAAGAGATACACATAATCTGGGCTTCAAACTTTAGGATTGTTGCGAagacaaaaaaagtaaaacattcaTTTGCCTTTATGGGTGCAAATATAACAACAGTAGCGTTGTCTTCGGAATTGTTTATCTTTGTTACATCAGTGTAGTTCCACGGAggacacctcgtaattgaggaagAGGAGCTTCCGATATAGAGGTTGGTTCCCTCCAGAAAAAGTGGGGATCGGCtgcctcctatcgatgacggcaCGTGCTTTCCACGGGAAaagattgtaccgtggccgatgattGTCCGTCAACCTCACTTCCCAACAATTGCTGTCGCAGCGGTCCGGTCAATCATAATTGATCCGAATGCCTTTATTAGGTAAGGCGGAGTAATCAGTGTGTTTATTCCAATTTCGTCTTCCACCCGGGGAGCACCTCAGATATGAAGCTGAGAAcattccggtatggtggttggttagCGCCATTCGGTAGGGTATAGAAATAGTGTGCAATCGGCTACCCCCTACCAATGACAGAACGTACCTCCACAGGAGGAGCTGTATCGTGActggtgatgacccttaggacttaACTTCAGTTCCTAAAAATGCTCTCGCGGCGGTCCTGCCATTCAGATTTATCCGTGTGTCTCGGGGGGGGGGGACTGAGTAATCAAGTTGTAATTACACTAGAATCATCCAGTATTAAAGTATTCATAGCCGTATGTTTTGCGGGGAGGGGGGACTATTGCTGAACTATAGTGACTCTAAAACTTCCTACCTAGACTAGTTTTGTTGCGACAAATTTGAGACattagaataataattcattttgagtCTTTATACCACCACGGCGATCAGTATCATAtggaaaaacaatgaaatgtttgcaataaaGACATGAAAGTTAAGAATTGTTTAAACGTTACCTGGTTGGGCAGTTCTGTCCGTTTCCGTGGCACTTGTGTGGCATTCTGAAATACAGGGTGTACGGCCAGAGTGGAGGGTTGCTGAGAGGAGCGGTGAGGGTGGAATCGTACAAGAATGCTTGTTCTTCCATCATGGAAAACTGGCTGTTGCCACCGACTCTCAAGTATGGGGATCGGACGCCGACAATGGAATTATCAGTGATGTTGGCAAAACGTTCCAAGATGAGCCTGACTCCTGCCATTTCTTTAGCCCATGTGTCCAAGCTGGCTTCAGTCCAGTACTTCTCTTGGTTTCTGTGACTGTAaggaaaaaaatggataagaatTTGTTACtcttaaatgttcataaaattgtatttgcaTTTGCATAACAGAGAGAAAAATAAAGTCGCTCTCGGGATATTTTGCATagcaaaaatattacagaaaaagacttatgttttatatttagtaaatagaTTTACACAAACAAATCAAATCGTGGTTATTAGAGAGTCATAGTTCATGGAATAAAAGATTTGAGCAAAATAGTTGAAGTTATTATCTGTAAGGATCTTTTCCCTTGggaatctctcttttttttaaattaaatttcaaattagaaagaGAATAATGCCTCCAGTATCAtatgtttgtattattttgaaattgttctgGGATCTTTTTGttagtttaaaatgatataatagtATCTTCTTTGTTATctgaaggaaagaaaataaattgaaattgttatagactgcttatttaaattatttatttattcaaaagcaaaaaaaaaaaaaaaaaaaaaaaaaataacttttaagattTTATCCTGAATATGAACTGTTATTAGAGAAATATATCGGAGcttatttatatttcagcattaaaattaaggaattaaaatattggaaatcagATAATGACAATTTTACTGTTATTCCACGATGTAGTCTGTTTGCTCACTTTTCATGAGAAACTAGTTGGATGTTATCAGAATCTAGATACTCGTTGCTACCAATAAATGTAGCAAAAGAAACATGCTT
The window above is part of the Argiope bruennichi chromosome 7, qqArgBrue1.1, whole genome shotgun sequence genome. Proteins encoded here:
- the LOC129975240 gene encoding chitin deacetylase 1-like — translated: MGGPTWIAFSALFITGALSVSIVKRQVEGQNDAELCKDRSPSDYFRLTAEDDCRDVVRCSVQGLLALRCPSGLAFDIEKQTCDWKNNVKNCEQLEKPRLATPLLATDEPLCETGKLACGNGDCIEKELFCNGLPDCSDGSDENACTVDRDPNRAPPCDQTQCVLPDCFCSPDGTQIPGRLEPSSVPQMITITFDDAVNNNNIIVYERIFKDGRNNPNGCSAKGTFFVSHKYTNYSAVQELHRKGHEIATHSITHRNQEKYWTEASLDTWAKEMAGVRLILERFANITDNSIVGVRSPYLRVGGNSQFSMMEEQAFLYDSTLTAPLSNPPLWPYTLYFRMPHKCHGNGQNCPTRSHAVWEMVMNELDRRDDPNFDEELAGCAMVDSCSNIISGEQFYNFLNHNFNRHYKTNRAPLGLYFHAGWLRLNQDYLDALVQWMDEVLGKNDVYFVTMTQVLQWMQSPTELSGIRDFAPWKEKCDVKGQAYCSLPNACPLTSRELPGETIRLHTCMECPQNYPWIEDPTGDYFAFKK